One genomic region from Bacillus rossius redtenbacheri isolate Brsri chromosome 6, Brsri_v3, whole genome shotgun sequence encodes:
- the LOC134532670 gene encoding zinc metalloproteinase nas-14-like, giving the protein MRQLTRRLCVRFVERTDERHYVAVGKRRELGCSSVVGRQPDASGGQTLNLRSPECLQQAGVIQHELLHALGLMHEQARPDRDGHVRVLWENIHPDYKSDFEKAPEEYVSTYGVPYDYASIMHYPNNAFSKNKKNTIIAKDNPNLQLGQRNSPTEKDLEKVRRMYNCASS; this is encoded by the exons ATGCGGCAGCTGACGCGGCGGCTGTGCGTGCGGTTCGTGGAGCGCACGGACGAGCGGCACTACGTGGCGGTGGGCAAGCGCCGGGAGCTGGGCTGCTCCTCGGTGGTGGGGCGGCAGCCGGACGCGAGTGGCGGCCAGACCCTGAACCTGCGGTCCCCGGAGTGCCTGCAGCAGGCGGGCGTCATCCAGCACGAGTTGCTGCACGCCCTGGGGCTGATGCACGAGCAGGCTCGGCCCGACCGGGACGGCCACGTGCGCGTCCTCTGGGAGAACATACACCCAG ATTACAAGTCTGATTTTGAGAAGGCTCCTGAAGAGTATGTTTCGACATATGGCGTTCCATACGACTACGCAAGTATCATGCATTATCCTAACAATGCATTTTCAAAAAACAAGAAAAACACAATCATTGCAAAG GATAATCCCAATTTGCAGCTGGGACAGCGGAATAGTCCAACTGAAAAAGATCTGGAAAAAGTCAGAAGAATGTACAACTGTGCTAGCAGTTAA